One stretch of Streptomyces sp. NBC_01363 DNA includes these proteins:
- the meaB gene encoding methylmalonyl Co-A mutase-associated GTPase MeaB: protein MAPKIDIDSYVKGVLDGKRAQIARAITLVESTRPDHRALAQQLLRELLPHAGAARRIGISGVPGVGKSTFIDALGTMLTGLGHRVAVLAVDPSSSRTGGSILGDKTRMERLAVDPAAFVRPSPTAGTLGGVAKATRESIVVMEAAGYDVVLVETVGVGQSETAVANMVDTFLLLTLARTGDQLQGIKKGVLELADAITVNKADGPHERDARAAARELAGALRLMHPVDAAWTPPVLTCSARESAGLDTLWERLEQHRALLESTGRLAAKRRDQQVDWTWTMVRDELLESLRGHPEVRALAPGLEQRVREGELTATLAAERILAAFRGTV from the coding sequence ATGGCTCCGAAGATCGATATCGACAGCTATGTGAAGGGGGTGCTCGACGGGAAGCGGGCGCAGATCGCGCGCGCCATCACTCTCGTCGAGTCCACCCGCCCCGATCACCGGGCGCTGGCCCAGCAGTTGCTGCGCGAGCTGCTGCCGCACGCCGGTGCTGCGCGGCGGATCGGCATCAGCGGCGTGCCGGGGGTCGGGAAATCCACCTTCATCGACGCCCTCGGCACGATGCTCACCGGGCTCGGGCACCGGGTCGCGGTACTGGCCGTCGATCCGTCCTCCAGCCGTACCGGCGGCTCCATCCTGGGCGACAAGACCAGGATGGAGCGGCTCGCGGTGGACCCGGCGGCGTTCGTACGCCCGTCCCCGACCGCCGGGACGCTCGGTGGGGTGGCCAAGGCGACCCGGGAGTCCATCGTGGTGATGGAGGCCGCGGGGTACGACGTGGTGCTGGTGGAGACGGTGGGCGTCGGACAGTCGGAGACGGCGGTGGCCAACATGGTCGACACGTTTCTGCTGCTGACGTTGGCCCGGACCGGCGATCAGCTCCAGGGGATCAAGAAGGGTGTGCTGGAGCTGGCGGACGCGATCACGGTCAACAAGGCGGACGGCCCGCACGAGCGCGACGCCCGCGCGGCCGCCCGTGAACTGGCGGGTGCCCTGCGGCTGATGCACCCGGTGGACGCGGCGTGGACCCCGCCGGTCCTCACGTGCAGCGCCCGTGAGTCGGCCGGTCTCGACACGCTGTGGGAGCGGCTGGAGCAGCACCGTGCGCTGCTGGAGTCGACCGGCCGGCTCGCCGCGAAGCGTCGTGACCAGCAGGTCGACTGGACGTGGACGATGGTGCGGGACGAGCTGCTGGAGAGTCTGCGCGGTCATCCGGAGGTGCGCGCGCTCGCTCCGGGGCTGGAACAGCGGGTGCGGGAAGGTGAGTTGACGGCCACGCTGGCGGCCGAGCGGATCCTGGCCGCGTTCCGGGGCACGGTCTGA
- a CDS encoding GNAT family N-acetyltransferase, which yields MSLRITALSDPDRASGSRRLVWLASDPEGSPVGSAFLRVFTREGQDHLAELELHVHPAERRKGIGSRLFDTAVAVAREEGRRSVIAQVGAGTPGDRFLRAKGLRKVLTLTYVRLPLAKADTEALRRTVGQPHPGYRLISWDGTVPDDLAPTFAASRRAMDDMPMDDTDFGMVVWDVDRLRSAAAAVAARGDLLHTVAAVDESDATIVGFTELVVPGDGTGDGQHYGTGVLPEHRGRGLGRWMKTRSILQARESHPGLEGLLTDTADSNTHMRSINDALGYEPTHKSVQYRLDL from the coding sequence CCCGTCGGATCGGCGTTCCTGCGCGTCTTCACCCGCGAGGGCCAGGACCACCTCGCGGAACTGGAGCTCCACGTCCACCCGGCGGAGCGCCGCAAGGGCATCGGCTCGCGGCTGTTCGACACGGCGGTCGCCGTCGCCCGCGAGGAGGGCCGGCGCAGCGTCATCGCGCAGGTCGGGGCCGGGACCCCGGGGGATCGTTTCCTGCGGGCCAAGGGGCTGCGCAAGGTGCTGACCCTGACGTACGTCCGGCTTCCGCTGGCGAAGGCCGACACCGAGGCCCTGCGCCGGACCGTCGGGCAGCCGCATCCGGGCTACCGCCTCATCTCCTGGGACGGCACCGTCCCGGACGACCTCGCGCCGACGTTCGCCGCGTCCCGCCGGGCCATGGACGACATGCCCATGGACGACACCGACTTCGGCATGGTCGTCTGGGACGTGGACCGGCTCCGGTCCGCGGCGGCGGCCGTCGCCGCTCGCGGCGACCTGCTCCACACGGTCGCGGCGGTCGACGAGTCCGACGCCACGATCGTGGGCTTCACGGAACTCGTCGTCCCGGGCGACGGGACGGGCGACGGTCAGCACTACGGCACCGGAGTCCTTCCCGAGCACCGGGGACGTGGCCTCGGCCGGTGGATGAAGACGCGGTCCATCCTCCAGGCCCGCGAAAGCCACCCGGGCCTGGAAGGGCTGCTGACGGACACCGCCGACAGCAATACGCACATGCGGAGCATCAACGACGCGCTCGGCTACGAGCCGACACACAAGTCGGTCCAGTACCGGCTCGATCTGTAG